The genomic interval AGAAGTGGTTATTATTAGGCAACAAGTAAAAGCCGATGGTTGCCTTCTCCAGATATAGAAGTTTCACCTTTTGGCCAGCCTTCTCAAGCCCCTTGACATAAGCCAATTGCCAGTCCTGAATAAGGTCCAAACCAGCCACCACAACAAGGCTCTTTGGGAACTTAATTCCTTCGAGGATTTTACCCTTTGGACCAAATGGGTTACATGCTGGATGGTCTCTATCTTCCCCTTCAGGTAGAAAAGCTCTCCAATACCAATCACGGTCTCGAATAGTGACGAAGTATTTCCCATCGAATCGCTTCTCAGATTCAGTTCTTTCTTCCCCACCAAACATTGGGTTGAGCAGTATATTACCCAAAACTTCAATGTTTGACTCTACTGCTTGTAAAGCAACATGATGTACAATGTTACCTCCGGAACTGTCCCCAGCCAAGTATATATGAACCTTTGAGTCCTTACTTTGAAGCCATGTCCTTGAATTAACCCAGTTAAGAGCAGCCCATCCATCATCATAGGCACATGGATACCTGTTCTCCGGTGCACGGCGATAGTTGACGGAGACCACAACAGCCTTACAAATGCCCACTAGTCGGCGACATAGAGTGTCATATATGGTACTGTTTGCAGAGGAGTGAGCAAAGCTTCCACCATGAAAAAAGATTATGACTGGGACAACCTCAGCAGTCATGGGCTTCTCAAGATCAGCAATGTTTATCTGAGGTTCTTCCCCATGGGCTGGCCGATAGATCCGGCTAAGAAGGCTAGTACTTCTGTTAATAAATACATCAAACGAGAAAACCCCATCAACCGATGTTGCATTAGCTGGTACTTTCCTATCAAGGAACTCTGCTAAGTGCCGGTTGAAAGTACCATCAGGGCGGCGAAGAAGATTGTAAGCCAACTTGAAATTGGAGATGAGGACCCATGTATTCAGAGGTACAACCATCTTTGCAAAAACAAAGAcgttgaaaaagaaagaaataaaaatgagaaaacatCACAATTCAGCATAATAGGTTAACATGACAAAATAGTAAATATACCTAGCGGAAATAAATCACAGTCAATTTAATCATAAAATAGAGGACCATTTTGCCATGATTGGAAGTATTATGTTCACTAGACTTTCtgtcctttttaaaaaaaatcaggaaACAACATGCAACTGATTGGGAAATCAAAAATAACAGCCGCAACATAACCCTACCCCACAAATGAGCAAGAAACCATTTCGACAcaatcttcaaaccaaaatcaTATTCTCCGAAAAATCAGCTGATATTCGACCATCCAGTGCAGAAACATAATCTCAACACTCACAAACAAGCAAGAAACCACCTTCCTTCACAGCATGATCTTCACATCCAATCGAAAAacccaaaaactccaaaaacaaAACTGAATTAACAATACAAAAGTTCtacttgttaaaaataaaataacaaacccAACCCAAGACAACCAAGTAATGAAGACATAACTCAATCAGAGCACAACAAATATCCTATGAAAAGTTTCAGGGGCAAAAccacaaagaagaaaaaacgcCTCTCCCACTACCATACCAAAATAAGGGGGAAATCCAACTTTAAAGAACAAAAGCACCACCCAGAAACCAAAGTTCGAAGCATCAATGAACTAAAAGAAACTGCCCCAAACCCAAACGAAACTAGTCcaataaaaagataagaaaacagAAATCAACTTTCGAAAAGAAAAATCACTACTTCAAGAGAGCAATGCCCAAGGAAACCCAAAAGGCGAAATGAACCCATCAAAAGCTTCAATATTTGAACCCATAATCATCAAGAACTCTCACAAAACAAGAGATATGCAGTCCGGCTATTGAACAAATCAAGAATAAATCCAGATATTACCTTGGACTCATTGCGGTTGACTTCATTACTCCCCGCCATCAAAACTGGTCCTTCAAAGAAAAGGCTCAACAGAAAAACCTCAAAGAAACACCCCAATTACAGATCCTTCTTGAGAACCATAAAACAACCA from Juglans microcarpa x Juglans regia isolate MS1-56 chromosome 4S, Jm3101_v1.0, whole genome shotgun sequence carries:
- the LOC121262404 gene encoding gibberellin receptor GID1C-like — encoded protein: MAGSNEVNRNESKMVVPLNTWVLISNFKLAYNLLRRPDGTFNRHLAEFLDRKVPANATSVDGVFSFDVFINRSTSLLSRIYRPAHGEEPQINIADLEKPMTAEVVPVIIFFHGGSFAHSSANSTIYDTLCRRLVGICKAVVVSVNYRRAPENRYPCAYDDGWAALNWVNSRTWLQSKDSKVHIYLAGDSSGGNIVHHVALQAVESNIEVLGNILLNPMFGGEERTESEKRFDGKYFVTIRDRDWYWRAFLPEGEDRDHPACNPFGPKGKILEGIKFPKSLVVVAGLDLIQDWQLAYVKGLEKAGQKVKLLYLEKATIGFYLLPNNNHFYTVMDEISAFVDSNC